A single window of Dermacentor albipictus isolate Rhodes 1998 colony chromosome 1, USDA_Dalb.pri_finalv2, whole genome shotgun sequence DNA harbors:
- the LOC139047569 gene encoding uncharacterized protein isoform X1 — MTNVVMRQSSSLDVVAKKIRHGTLSLDSLKYRALEKWSLSQVSSQQVSIDIGNPAINSANSIYHANSGGLDPTRAHSPFTGNCSSITVTADEMDGSFQPGEIGENIFEGRLSVALVAQRAAAIFPLSLSHEWNTCEQTTPSRVALLSSTLFDSISPCEQTTLSDFLFCIFLVSRPPCLSFCFAFFL, encoded by the exons ATGACTAACGTCGTCATGCGACAGTCTAGCTCTTTGGACGTCGTAGCCAAGAAGATTAGGCATG GCACTCTTTCACTTGACTCTCTCAAGTATCGGGCCTTAGAAAAGTGGTCTCTCTCTCAAGTATCCAGCCAG CAGGTATCTATAGACATTGGAAATCCTGCCATCAACAGTGCGAATTCCATCTACCATGCAAATTCTGGTGGCCTGGATCCGACACGAGCTCACAGCCCATTCACTGGAAATTGCAGTTCCATCACAGTCAC TGCAGACGAGATGGATGGCAGCTTCCAGCCTGGCGAGATCGGAGAAAACATCTTCGAAGGCCGTCTAAGCGTGGCTCTCGTCGCACAAAGGGCAGCTGCAATCTTCCCGCTCTCATTATCTCACGAGTGGAATACTTGTGAGCAGACCACCCCGTCACGTGTAGCTCTGCTAAGCAGTACTCTTTTTGATTCGATTTCACCTTGTGAGCAGACCACCCTGTCTGactttttgttttgcatttttcttGTGAGCAGACCACCCTGTCTGtctttttgttttgcatttttcttGTGA
- the LOC139047569 gene encoding uncharacterized protein isoform X3 yields MTNVVMRQSSSLDVVAKKIRHGTLSLDSLKYRALEKWSLSQVSSQQVSIDIGNPAINSANSIYHANSGGLDPTRAHSPFTGNCSSITVTRDGWQLPAWRDRRKHLRRPSKRGSRRTKGSCNLPALIISRVEYL; encoded by the exons ATGACTAACGTCGTCATGCGACAGTCTAGCTCTTTGGACGTCGTAGCCAAGAAGATTAGGCATG GCACTCTTTCACTTGACTCTCTCAAGTATCGGGCCTTAGAAAAGTGGTCTCTCTCTCAAGTATCCAGCCAG CAGGTATCTATAGACATTGGAAATCCTGCCATCAACAGTGCGAATTCCATCTACCATGCAAATTCTGGTGGCCTGGATCCGACACGAGCTCACAGCCCATTCACTGGAAATTGCAGTTCCATCACAGTCAC ACGAGATGGATGGCAGCTTCCAGCCTGGCGAGATCGGAGAAAACATCTTCGAAGGCCGTCTAAGCGTGGCTCTCGTCGCACAAAGGGCAGCTGCAATCTTCCCGCTCTCATTATCTCACGAGTGGAATACTTGTGA
- the LOC139047569 gene encoding uncharacterized protein isoform X2: MTNVVMRQSSSLDVVAKKIRHGTLSLDSLKYRALEKWSLSQVSSQVSIDIGNPAINSANSIYHANSGGLDPTRAHSPFTGNCSSITVTADEMDGSFQPGEIGENIFEGRLSVALVAQRAAAIFPLSLSHEWNTCEQTTPSRVALLSSTLFDSISPCEQTTLSDFLFCIFLVSRPPCLSFCFAFFL, translated from the exons ATGACTAACGTCGTCATGCGACAGTCTAGCTCTTTGGACGTCGTAGCCAAGAAGATTAGGCATG GCACTCTTTCACTTGACTCTCTCAAGTATCGGGCCTTAGAAAAGTGGTCTCTCTCTCAAGTATCCAGCCAG GTATCTATAGACATTGGAAATCCTGCCATCAACAGTGCGAATTCCATCTACCATGCAAATTCTGGTGGCCTGGATCCGACACGAGCTCACAGCCCATTCACTGGAAATTGCAGTTCCATCACAGTCAC TGCAGACGAGATGGATGGCAGCTTCCAGCCTGGCGAGATCGGAGAAAACATCTTCGAAGGCCGTCTAAGCGTGGCTCTCGTCGCACAAAGGGCAGCTGCAATCTTCCCGCTCTCATTATCTCACGAGTGGAATACTTGTGAGCAGACCACCCCGTCACGTGTAGCTCTGCTAAGCAGTACTCTTTTTGATTCGATTTCACCTTGTGAGCAGACCACCCTGTCTGactttttgttttgcatttttcttGTGAGCAGACCACCCTGTCTGtctttttgttttgcatttttcttGTGA